A DNA window from Moorella thermoacetica contains the following coding sequences:
- the cas8a1 gene encoding type I-B CRISPR-associated protein Cas8b1/Cst1, whose amino-acid sequence MQDIEIYPASWYYNACVQGFLEVLAYGLGEKGEEIVAGKILQEDGRAVIPGDLMDAAFKPRGTPFPDGYVFREVPAELPALKRIGWWWVEKSYKEGFIPSKDKKAKRNNPTNAEKIDMVFGRLFHFKGGYYPNLANLGHLKSTASKAEFLNIWFDLNNIHTLRTPICSFCGRKTELEINSSTYNTFFTRTVSIYLGNSYEEFPNLFWDGNPNLIMCKQCRSYFLCFHLISKFFINSDSLLVNWHLNRLLAGRTGKGGHKTLLSAMQYDRQLRRALGSWGLQNMELLVFEQDSVEYYPISARLARLLLIPRVSSLIGQIANDRIWEIILRERFDYLPTVIYKSLRALLKGGNNEKDPEVVYKDVTNVAPVTNLIHLYYMIRQQLARNEGGTSMGYLNLKAIQAAAAEAPVDLNSNLDKNLVYRLLELTRLNKKTEVYHLLLRLYLTSGDNKQFPASLASLFATSDSELFKTGIYTFIAGLKANENDEPQGEND is encoded by the coding sequence ATGCAGGACATAGAGATTTACCCGGCTTCCTGGTACTACAATGCCTGTGTTCAAGGTTTCCTCGAAGTACTGGCTTACGGCCTGGGCGAAAAGGGAGAGGAAATTGTAGCCGGCAAAATCCTCCAGGAGGACGGCCGGGCCGTTATCCCCGGCGACCTCATGGACGCAGCTTTTAAGCCCCGGGGGACTCCTTTCCCCGACGGCTACGTCTTTCGGGAAGTACCGGCGGAATTACCGGCACTGAAAAGAATCGGCTGGTGGTGGGTGGAGAAGAGCTATAAAGAAGGTTTTATTCCTAGCAAAGATAAAAAAGCTAAAAGGAATAACCCGACTAATGCTGAGAAAATAGACATGGTTTTCGGGAGACTATTTCATTTTAAAGGAGGTTATTACCCTAATTTAGCCAATCTGGGCCATCTCAAAAGTACTGCGAGTAAAGCCGAGTTCTTAAATATATGGTTTGATTTAAATAATATCCATACTTTGAGAACCCCAATTTGCAGCTTTTGTGGCAGAAAGACTGAACTGGAAATAAACAGTTCCACGTATAATACCTTTTTTACACGAACAGTATCAATTTACCTAGGTAACAGCTATGAAGAATTTCCCAACCTTTTTTGGGACGGAAATCCTAACCTTATCATGTGCAAGCAGTGCCGCTCCTATTTTTTATGTTTTCACCTGATAAGCAAATTTTTTATCAATTCCGATTCCCTCCTGGTAAACTGGCACTTGAACCGGCTCCTTGCCGGGAGAACAGGGAAAGGCGGCCATAAAACCCTCTTAAGCGCCATGCAATACGACCGGCAATTAAGACGGGCGCTGGGCAGCTGGGGCCTGCAAAACATGGAATTGCTGGTTTTTGAACAGGACAGCGTGGAATATTATCCTATTTCGGCCCGGCTGGCCCGCCTGCTCCTGATACCCCGGGTATCCTCCTTAATAGGGCAAATTGCTAATGACAGGATATGGGAGATTATCCTCCGGGAGCGTTTTGATTACCTGCCCACTGTGATTTACAAGTCCCTGCGGGCTCTGCTCAAAGGGGGCAACAACGAGAAAGATCCGGAAGTTGTCTACAAGGATGTAACTAACGTCGCGCCGGTGACTAATCTTATCCACCTTTATTATATGATCCGGCAGCAATTAGCCAGGAACGAAGGGGGGACAAGCATGGGTTATCTTAACTTAAAAGCAATCCAGGCGGCAGCCGCTGAGGCGCCGGTAGACCTCAACAGCAATCTTGACAAGAATTTGGTTTACCGTTTGCTGGAATTGACCAGGTTGAACAAGAAGACTGAAGTTTATCACCTGCTTTTAAGGCTTTACCTTACCAGCGGCGACAATAAACAATTTCCTGCCTCCCTGGCCAGCCTGTTTGCCACCAGCGACAGCGAGCTGTTTAAAACCGGCATTTATACCTTTATCGCCGGGTTGAAGGCAAACGAAAACGACGAACCACAAGGAGAAAACGATTAA
- the cas1b gene encoding type I-B CRISPR-associated endonuclease Cas1b — protein MRTYYIFSSGRLRRMDNTLALELETERRVVPVEDIDHIYCFSELDLNTRLLDFLAQKQICLHFFNYYGHYSGSFIPRESQLSGFLLVRQVEHYLDQAKRLELARTFVEGALHNIRRNLEKREYDDICSKLDEIREGIGKTASIEELMSLEAHARKAYYDTWEEITGWEFGSRSKRPPANALNALISFGNAMMYTVVLKEIYRTALNPTISYLHEPSERRYSLALDVAEIFKPVFVDRLIFRLINLNMLKETHFDTNVNFVYLTEGGRKVFVKEFEETLEKTILHRKLKRNIRYKSLVRLDLYKLIKHLLGEEKYSPMKVWW, from the coding sequence ATGAGGACCTACTATATTTTTTCTTCCGGACGCCTCCGGCGAATGGATAATACCCTGGCTTTGGAGCTAGAAACAGAACGACGCGTGGTCCCGGTGGAAGATATTGATCATATTTACTGTTTTTCTGAGTTGGATTTGAACACTAGGCTTTTAGACTTCCTGGCACAAAAACAGATTTGCCTCCATTTTTTCAACTACTACGGGCACTATTCCGGCAGTTTTATTCCCCGGGAATCCCAGCTCTCCGGTTTTCTATTGGTAAGGCAGGTGGAGCATTACCTGGACCAGGCTAAGAGACTGGAACTGGCCCGGACCTTTGTCGAGGGAGCACTGCACAACATCCGCCGCAACCTGGAAAAAAGGGAGTATGATGATATTTGCAGCAAACTGGATGAGATCAGGGAGGGGATAGGTAAGACTGCTTCCATTGAAGAACTCATGAGCCTGGAGGCCCATGCTCGTAAAGCCTACTATGACACCTGGGAAGAAATCACGGGCTGGGAGTTTGGCAGCCGTAGCAAACGACCTCCTGCTAATGCTTTAAATGCCCTGATTTCCTTTGGCAACGCGATGATGTATACGGTAGTTTTAAAGGAGATCTACCGCACCGCCTTAAATCCGACCATTAGCTACCTGCATGAGCCATCAGAGCGAAGGTATTCCCTGGCCCTTGATGTTGCGGAGATATTTAAGCCGGTTTTTGTCGACAGACTAATATTCCGTTTGATAAACCTCAACATGCTAAAGGAAACCCACTTCGACACCAATGTCAATTTCGTCTACCTTACCGAAGGGGGAAGGAAGGTATTTGTTAAAGAATTTGAAGAAACTCTGGAAAAGACGATTTTGCACCGCAAGCTAAAAAGGAATATTCGCTATAAAAGTCTTGTCCGGTTAGACTTATATAAGCTTATAAAGCACCTCCTTGGTGAAGAAAAATATTCCCCCATGAAGGTGTGGTGGTAA
- the cas4 gene encoding CRISPR-associated protein Cas4, with the protein MNSDQVTELRKAHITGTMVAYYFICHRKLWLFAKGLNLENISGNADVIKGRILHETRFNRQNNKEVAFDTVKIDFLHYNGQVYVHEVKKSKKFEEAHTWQLKYYIYMLQEKGVNCSAGVIHYPSSMRREEVNFTPGDRELLMKALAGIQAVLSKPLPEKKAGRKMCSRCAYFDFCYI; encoded by the coding sequence ATGAACAGTGACCAGGTTACCGAACTGAGAAAGGCCCATATCACCGGCACCATGGTGGCTTACTATTTTATTTGTCACCGCAAGTTATGGCTTTTTGCTAAGGGCCTTAACCTTGAGAACATATCCGGTAACGCCGATGTCATCAAGGGCAGGATATTACATGAGACCAGGTTTAACCGCCAAAACAATAAAGAAGTGGCTTTTGATACCGTTAAAATCGACTTTTTACACTACAACGGTCAGGTTTACGTCCATGAAGTGAAGAAAAGTAAAAAGTTCGAAGAAGCCCATACCTGGCAGTTGAAGTACTATATCTACATGCTCCAAGAGAAAGGAGTTAACTGCTCTGCGGGGGTAATCCACTATCCTTCAAGCATGCGCAGGGAAGAAGTGAATTTTACCCCCGGGGACCGGGAACTCCTCATGAAAGCCCTGGCGGGGATTCAAGCCGTCCTCAGTAAGCCCTTGCCGGAGAAAAAGGCCGGTAGGAAGATGTGCAGCCGGTGCGCTTACTTTGATTTTTGCTATATTTGA
- the cas7i gene encoding type I-B CRISPR-associated protein Cas7/Cst2/DevR has protein sequence MEVKGITATVIFESSAVNRDEKLGGNITSIKKLSRYDGTYSFMSRAFIRHHMFATFMRLYGWEEAPVTRDDAVIQFRFPDANIVAYPETDIFGFMNTSPFSVTRKAPLGITKAISLEPWQADMAFYANHDLVRRANAQGDNANPNPFQKEEHYSYYRLSFTLDLCRLGYQDIYVAGGDGLTAFKNWLKKYPEAPAGELVELRSLRSFPENMKWHYIPDADNKPRGFVGITDNGNNSRIIFVVSKGEFRERLRQFLTVVKNGLVIHSSTEDYGMVPVFIVLGTLKVPVPVFNSDVRLKNGKVDAGPLNRALNNDYLLEAWYESSLPFDGKLACGEGTRSFKPWAGVDRVLEAIN, from the coding sequence ATGGAGGTTAAAGGAATAACAGCGACGGTTATCTTTGAGAGTTCGGCCGTCAACCGCGACGAGAAATTGGGGGGCAATATCACTTCTATAAAAAAGTTATCGCGTTATGACGGCACTTATTCCTTTATGAGCCGGGCTTTTATCCGCCACCACATGTTTGCCACCTTTATGAGGCTATATGGCTGGGAGGAAGCGCCTGTAACCCGGGATGATGCGGTAATTCAGTTTCGTTTTCCCGACGCTAACATCGTTGCATATCCGGAAACAGATATTTTTGGCTTTATGAATACCAGCCCCTTCAGCGTGACCCGCAAAGCCCCCCTCGGTATTACCAAAGCGATCTCCCTCGAGCCCTGGCAGGCCGACATGGCCTTCTACGCCAATCACGACCTGGTCCGGCGGGCAAATGCGCAGGGAGACAACGCCAATCCCAATCCCTTTCAAAAAGAAGAACACTACTCCTACTACCGCCTGTCCTTTACCCTGGATCTCTGCCGCCTCGGTTACCAGGATATTTATGTAGCCGGCGGGGACGGCCTCACCGCCTTTAAAAATTGGCTAAAAAAATATCCTGAAGCCCCGGCCGGGGAATTGGTCGAGCTGCGGAGCTTACGCAGTTTCCCGGAAAACATGAAGTGGCATTATATCCCCGATGCTGATAATAAACCCAGGGGGTTTGTGGGTATCACCGACAACGGGAATAATAGCAGGATTATTTTCGTGGTCAGCAAGGGGGAATTCCGCGAACGCCTGCGGCAATTCTTGACCGTAGTTAAAAACGGCCTGGTTATCCATTCCAGCACAGAAGATTACGGTATGGTACCGGTATTTATCGTCCTTGGGACCTTAAAGGTACCGGTACCCGTTTTCAACAGCGATGTCCGGCTTAAAAACGGTAAAGTAGATGCCGGCCCCCTGAACAGGGCCCTTAATAACGATTACTTGCTGGAAGCCTGGTATGAGAGCAGCCTGCCCTTCGATGGGAAGCTGGCGTGCGGCGAAGGGACTCGTAGTTTTAAGCCCTGGGCAGGCGTCGACCGGGTGCTGGAGGCAATTAACTGA
- a CDS encoding CRISPR-associated endoribonuclease Cas6, whose amino-acid sequence MVLPLDFRRHFISLIKTLAGTSALAARFTLEKPGYSPYVFSVEFNKIIDIDTRQREITARPPILVTISTGLFDVMTTFSNGAIAMKGRETVLGLYLKDIYLLPLKQIQTGEQEFRIAGHAVFRGVRHYVDGSDVRELEEAINTHLYKRYSFLIQQYHLDYHSRVSPVKVLGPPSYHKGVCFHYGGQLTTLQGRIHLKSTPETLQFLYDFGLGIRTGQGFGLLEVGD is encoded by the coding sequence ATGGTCCTTCCCCTCGACTTTCGTCGCCACTTCATTTCATTAATTAAAACCCTGGCCGGTACCTCTGCCCTGGCCGCACGTTTTACCCTCGAGAAACCGGGCTACAGCCCGTATGTCTTTTCAGTAGAATTCAACAAAATTATCGACATTGATACCCGGCAAAGGGAGATAACGGCCAGGCCGCCCATCCTCGTGACCATTTCTACCGGCCTTTTTGACGTCATGACCACATTTAGCAACGGCGCCATTGCTATGAAAGGCCGGGAAACGGTGCTGGGGTTGTATCTCAAGGACATCTATCTCCTGCCGTTAAAGCAGATTCAGACCGGCGAGCAGGAGTTCCGGATTGCCGGCCACGCTGTCTTTAGAGGAGTGCGGCATTATGTCGACGGTTCTGATGTGAGGGAATTGGAGGAAGCAATTAACACCCACCTTTATAAGCGGTATAGTTTTTTAATTCAGCAATATCATCTGGATTATCACTCCCGTGTTAGCCCGGTTAAAGTCTTAGGCCCTCCAAGCTATCACAAGGGAGTGTGCTTCCATTACGGAGGGCAGTTAACAACCCTTCAGGGCCGTATCCATTTAAAGAGCACCCCGGAAACGCTGCAATTTCTCTACGATTTCGGTCTGGGGATTAGAACGGGGCAGGGCTTCGGGCTTCTGGAGGTGGGCGATTAA
- the hydG gene encoding [FeFe] hydrogenase H-cluster radical SAM maturase HydG produces the protein MQHGYRADFINHEEIEGYLEEAKRATRDVAVRIIEKAREAKGLEPYEVAVLLQNDDADVRRRMFTAAREIKEKIYGQRIVLFAPLYFSDYCINNCRYCGYRRENKFERRRLEPEELEREVRILESLGHKRLALEAGEDPVHCPLEYTLDVINRIYRITEANGSIRRVNVNIAATTVDAYRQLKAAGIGTYVLFQETYHRPTYAYMHPGGPKADYDWHTTAMDRAMEGGIDDVGLGVLFGLYDYKFEVMGLLYHARHLEETFGVGPHTISVPRLRPAYNITLEKFPYLVDDEDFKKLVAIIRLAVPYTGMIISTRETAELRAELLELGVSQISAGSCTGVGGYGRHYADQEDDIPQFEIGDHRHPDEVIGDLCRRGYLPSYCTACYRRGRTGDRFMSLAKTGEIQHCCQPNAILTFKEYLLDYARPATREVGETTIREHLARIPSPAIRAETERRLERIAAGERDLYF, from the coding sequence ATGCAACACGGTTATCGCGCCGATTTTATCAATCATGAAGAGATAGAAGGCTACCTGGAAGAAGCTAAACGGGCAACGAGGGATGTGGCTGTCAGGATTATCGAAAAGGCGCGGGAAGCGAAGGGGCTGGAGCCCTACGAGGTGGCGGTTTTGCTCCAGAACGACGATGCGGACGTACGCCGGCGGATGTTTACCGCCGCCCGGGAGATAAAGGAAAAGATCTACGGCCAGCGGATAGTTCTTTTTGCACCTCTGTACTTCAGCGACTACTGCATTAACAACTGCCGCTACTGCGGCTACCGGCGGGAAAATAAATTCGAACGCCGCCGCCTGGAGCCGGAGGAACTGGAACGGGAGGTGCGCATCCTGGAATCCCTGGGGCATAAGCGCCTGGCCCTGGAGGCCGGGGAGGATCCCGTCCATTGTCCCCTTGAATATACCCTGGATGTTATTAACCGCATTTACCGCATCACCGAAGCCAACGGCAGCATCCGGCGGGTAAACGTCAACATCGCGGCGACGACGGTGGATGCCTACAGGCAGTTAAAGGCCGCCGGCATCGGCACCTACGTCCTCTTCCAGGAGACCTACCACCGGCCTACTTATGCCTACATGCACCCCGGCGGCCCCAAGGCGGACTACGACTGGCACACCACGGCCATGGACCGGGCCATGGAGGGCGGCATCGACGACGTCGGCCTGGGGGTCCTCTTCGGCCTCTACGATTATAAATTCGAAGTCATGGGCCTGCTCTACCATGCCCGGCACTTGGAGGAGACCTTCGGCGTCGGCCCCCATACCATCTCCGTACCGCGCCTGCGGCCGGCCTACAACATTACCCTGGAAAAATTCCCTTACCTGGTTGACGACGAAGATTTTAAGAAACTGGTGGCCATCATCCGCCTGGCTGTGCCCTATACCGGCATGATCATCTCCACCCGGGAGACGGCGGAGCTCAGGGCGGAACTCCTGGAGTTGGGCGTTTCCCAGATCAGCGCCGGCTCCTGTACGGGGGTAGGGGGCTATGGCCGTCACTATGCCGATCAGGAAGACGATATCCCCCAGTTTGAAATCGGCGACCACCGCCACCCCGATGAGGTTATCGGCGACCTCTGCCGGCGGGGGTATCTCCCCAGCTACTGCACAGCCTGCTACCGCCGCGGCCGCACCGGCGACCGCTTCATGTCCCTGGCCAAAACCGGGGAGATCCAGCACTGCTGCCAGCCTAACGCCATCCTCACCTTTAAGGAATACTTGCTGGATTATGCCCGCCCGGCTACCAGGGAAGTAGGAGAGACAACCATCAGGGAGCACCTGGCCCGGATCCCCAGCCCGGCCATCCGGGCCGAAACGGAACGCCGCCTGGAGCGCATCGCCGCCGGCGAGCGGGATTTGTATTTCTAG
- a CDS encoding CRISPR-associated helicase/endonuclease Cas3, with translation MADFWAKSNGISLSKHTGDVLAATGVLQKKLGNKVPGDWWLGLKYAALLHDSGKVDPAFQERIKKQGQKAGDVPADEPKYKDIPHSILSLFFVRPENFTFSQPYLAYAVISAIVFHHWRESFPDYFLGSQEYLIRKKAGELEERAALWNRLSRDLVAELTILAEKYELDPAVMGLNTTLTEYLRYNTLGSAGLLIPPYTLVYLPEQIRAKAARGDEKDRARVFIAGNLMRADHFASMVEESNTGLQIDAIESGRVFTTGEIERTLKEKFNTPDYWQKQFFQNHKEAKGDNLVLVAPTGFGKTEFAFLWGAEKKNFILLPMRAAVNKIWERTRDMVESLGEKGDDQVALLHSDAALETFSRYQQQGDLESESNTRKAMELARHLARTYIIATADQVAPAALRYPGYERIFAALMNGALVIDEVQAYDPRAAAIITHLVQQNAYLGGNNLIMTATLPPFISRELVKRLGLADHQVIRLIDEPEFEGVAASCRHRLGFNVHAGDYASAVTAIIRAAQQGKKVLVVMNTVRAACEIYDKIMAVLQQEQLAIETLLLHSRFILKQKEELEKAVVEKYMPNRPDRDAGPCIVVATQIVEASLDIDADVLFTEPSPADSLIQRMGRVFRRFARLTGNNAPPEANVIIIINGGDQPLNRRRRSDQEEKTAGDVQLASGLKTVYNRDLTALSLVILLMALKGEAGLSPGSSLAEELKRKPWVDCFKKSKGKGNSGNTNRRLVEVIKSITGQTLLLTEKEKMDWVELTYGILDELRRIDNYPLQLEDYIQKYEETLAILDHGYCSDRKRDAERLFRDINAITGVPIEKAGEFYDSIRTWLSGKNAGSLNFLELALAILPRFTVNCPFLATSNGERVRDLDFEAMLPPELDIKSITKIRSRLERWLKGIYILDLPYDQVKGLEVQNEQ, from the coding sequence ATGGCTGATTTCTGGGCTAAAAGTAATGGCATTTCTTTAAGCAAGCACACCGGGGACGTGCTGGCGGCGACCGGGGTTCTTCAAAAGAAACTGGGTAATAAGGTCCCCGGCGACTGGTGGCTGGGTTTAAAGTATGCCGCCCTGCTCCATGACTCAGGTAAAGTTGATCCCGCTTTTCAGGAGCGCATAAAAAAGCAGGGCCAAAAGGCGGGGGACGTCCCGGCAGACGAACCAAAATATAAAGATATCCCTCACAGCATCCTTTCTCTGTTTTTCGTTAGGCCGGAGAACTTTACTTTTTCCCAGCCCTACTTGGCCTATGCGGTTATATCGGCCATTGTTTTTCATCACTGGCGCGAGAGCTTTCCTGACTACTTCCTGGGCAGCCAGGAATATCTCATCAGGAAAAAGGCCGGGGAACTGGAGGAAAGGGCGGCTTTATGGAACCGGTTGAGCCGGGATTTAGTCGCCGAGCTTACCATTCTGGCGGAAAAGTACGAACTGGATCCGGCCGTGATGGGCCTTAACACCACCTTGACGGAGTATCTACGTTACAATACCCTCGGTTCGGCCGGGCTCCTCATCCCGCCTTATACCCTGGTTTATCTTCCAGAACAGATCAGGGCCAAAGCCGCCCGGGGAGATGAAAAAGATAGAGCCAGGGTTTTTATTGCCGGCAATCTCATGCGCGCCGACCACTTTGCCTCAATGGTAGAAGAAAGCAACACCGGCTTGCAGATTGACGCCATCGAAAGCGGCCGGGTTTTCACTACCGGTGAAATTGAAAGGACCTTAAAGGAAAAATTCAATACACCGGACTACTGGCAAAAGCAGTTCTTTCAAAACCATAAGGAGGCAAAAGGTGACAACCTGGTGCTGGTGGCACCGACGGGATTCGGCAAGACCGAGTTTGCCTTCCTCTGGGGGGCGGAAAAGAAAAACTTTATCCTCCTGCCCATGCGGGCGGCCGTCAATAAGATATGGGAACGCACCAGGGATATGGTTGAGAGCCTGGGGGAAAAAGGCGACGATCAGGTGGCCCTGTTGCACAGCGATGCCGCCCTGGAGACTTTTAGCCGCTACCAGCAGCAGGGCGACCTTGAAAGCGAGAGCAATACCCGCAAAGCCATGGAGCTGGCCCGCCACCTGGCCCGGACTTATATTATAGCCACTGCCGATCAGGTCGCCCCGGCGGCTTTGAGGTATCCTGGCTATGAACGGATCTTTGCTGCCCTTATGAACGGGGCCCTGGTTATTGATGAAGTCCAGGCCTATGATCCCCGCGCGGCGGCAATCATCACCCACCTGGTACAGCAAAATGCCTATCTCGGTGGCAACAATTTGATTATGACCGCAACCCTGCCGCCTTTCATCAGCCGGGAGCTGGTCAAACGCCTGGGGCTGGCCGACCATCAGGTTATACGCCTGATTGATGAGCCGGAGTTCGAAGGGGTGGCTGCTTCTTGCCGGCATCGGCTGGGATTTAACGTCCATGCAGGCGATTATGCCAGCGCTGTAACGGCTATTATCCGGGCAGCTCAACAGGGTAAAAAGGTCCTGGTAGTGATGAATACCGTCAGGGCCGCCTGTGAGATCTACGACAAAATTATGGCGGTACTCCAGCAGGAGCAACTGGCTATTGAAACACTCCTTCTTCATTCGCGCTTTATCCTTAAACAGAAAGAAGAGCTGGAAAAAGCGGTGGTCGAAAAATATATGCCCAACCGGCCGGACAGGGATGCCGGTCCCTGTATAGTTGTAGCCACCCAGATTGTTGAAGCTTCCCTGGATATTGACGCGGACGTACTTTTTACCGAGCCTTCCCCGGCCGACAGCCTGATCCAGCGGATGGGCCGCGTTTTTCGTCGGTTTGCCCGCCTGACGGGTAACAATGCTCCCCCGGAGGCCAACGTCATAATTATAATCAATGGAGGGGATCAACCCCTCAATCGCCGCCGGCGTTCAGACCAGGAAGAAAAAACTGCCGGTGACGTCCAACTGGCATCCGGCTTAAAAACAGTCTATAACCGGGACCTGACGGCCCTCTCCCTGGTAATCCTGCTCATGGCCTTAAAGGGCGAAGCCGGCCTCAGCCCGGGCAGCAGCCTGGCGGAAGAACTAAAACGGAAACCATGGGTTGATTGTTTTAAGAAAAGCAAGGGTAAGGGGAACTCCGGGAACACGAACAGGCGCCTGGTGGAAGTTATTAAATCAATAACAGGACAAACCTTGCTTTTAACTGAAAAGGAAAAAATGGATTGGGTGGAGCTCACCTATGGTATCCTTGATGAACTACGGCGGATAGACAACTATCCCCTCCAACTGGAAGACTACATTCAGAAGTATGAAGAAACCTTGGCAATCCTAGATCATGGCTACTGCTCGGATCGCAAAAGGGATGCGGAAAGGCTTTTTCGAGATATAAATGCCATAACCGGTGTTCCCATAGAAAAGGCCGGTGAATTCTATGACAGCATCCGAACGTGGCTGAGCGGCAAAAACGCGGGAAGCTTAAATTTCTTGGAACTGGCCCTGGCCATCCTGCCGCGGTTTACCGTTAACTGCCCTTTTCTCGCGACGTCCAACGGGGAAAGGGTGCGGGACCTGGATTTTGAAGCCATGCTCCCCCCGGAGCTTGACATCAAAAGCATTACTAAAATCAGATCCAGGCTGGAAAGATGGCTAAAGGGTATATACATCCTCGATTTGCCCTATGATCAGGTTAAAGGGTTAGAGGTGCAAAATGAACAGTGA
- the cas2 gene encoding CRISPR-associated endonuclease Cas2, translated as MILIYDINTEDNDGKRRLVKIMKTSRKYLSHVQKSVFEGDITEGQISLLKKEIMAIVNMKKDFVIIYSLRDGVKLNREILTDTPDPTDNFL; from the coding sequence GTGATCCTGATCTATGATATTAATACTGAAGACAACGACGGCAAACGGCGCCTGGTAAAGATCATGAAGACCAGCCGTAAATATTTATCTCATGTGCAAAAATCCGTTTTTGAAGGAGATATTACCGAAGGGCAAATATCCTTACTTAAGAAGGAAATAATGGCCATAGTTAACATGAAAAAAGACTTTGTCATCATTTATAGCCTCAGGGATGGAGTAAAGCTAAACCGTGAAATCTTGACTGACACCCCCGACCCTACAGATAATTTCCTGTAG
- the cas5b gene encoding type I-B CRISPR-associated protein Cas5b, with amino-acid sequence MGATAVRALRVLKLGFTAASAHFRVTSSNNPRKTYPLPPYSTVIGLLANILGDRAKIEAMLAGGLALGVLAQHNYITKEYTWLRNMSPSAHKGRFYSYDNRRWQETPEHPGGQSPVVVEVLNDVKVYVYLYHPNEQVTGFLMENACLPERWLSHLHLGRAEDWAMITEATIMEICPSNEGGCLQNSSNFYQWMPAPAAAFGLNELLDAAEYTSFYQKMQGNAVLVTSLYRLVEVPYQFGKKGLIRNFAHVPARLCCGQVPFLDNFRLPSLLVDRELKTPVYMAAINQESGKEGR; translated from the coding sequence ATGGGTGCTACGGCAGTTAGGGCTTTACGCGTATTAAAGTTGGGGTTCACTGCCGCTTCGGCACATTTCCGGGTCACTAGCAGCAACAATCCCCGCAAGACTTACCCCCTGCCTCCTTACTCTACGGTGATTGGCCTGCTGGCCAACATCTTGGGCGACAGGGCCAAAATCGAGGCCATGCTGGCGGGTGGGCTGGCCCTGGGCGTTTTAGCGCAGCATAATTACATTACAAAAGAGTACACCTGGTTGCGTAATATGAGCCCCTCCGCCCATAAAGGCAGGTTTTACTCCTACGATAACCGCCGGTGGCAGGAAACCCCGGAACACCCCGGCGGTCAGAGCCCTGTTGTCGTTGAAGTTTTAAACGATGTTAAAGTGTATGTTTATCTCTATCATCCAAATGAACAGGTGACGGGTTTCCTGATGGAAAACGCCTGCCTGCCGGAAAGGTGGCTGAGCCACCTGCATCTGGGCCGGGCTGAGGATTGGGCTATGATAACCGAGGCGACAATAATGGAAATTTGCCCCTCAAATGAGGGGGGGTGTTTGCAAAATTCCTCGAACTTTTACCAGTGGATGCCTGCCCCGGCGGCGGCTTTTGGTTTAAACGAGCTGCTGGATGCTGCCGAGTACACCAGCTTTTATCAGAAAATGCAGGGCAACGCCGTCCTGGTGACCTCCTTGTACCGGCTGGTGGAGGTGCCCTACCAGTTCGGCAAAAAAGGCTTGATTAGGAATTTCGCCCATGTCCCTGCCCGCCTTTGCTGCGGTCAAGTCCCTTTTCTGGACAACTTTCGTTTGCCATCCCTGCTGGTCGACAGGGAACTGAAAACGCCGGTTTATATGGCCGCGATAAACCAGGAATCGGGAAAGGAGGGGCGGTAA